The region CGATATACGGGTTTTCTACCTCGTGGTTCTTTGTAATGCGTTTATTGCACCCACAAAAAGTACATAAGCTTTCGCAAAAAGGGAGGTGTATGTAAAGACTGATGCCACCTTCTTTAGAATTGCTTTCTGCAAATGATTTTTTTAAGGTGTCAATCCAGTTCTGATATAAAAAAGCTTCTTCATTCCAGTACGGAACTGTGGGATAACTAGTATATCTTGGACCAGGAACATTGTATTTTTGAATCATTGAATTTTTCATAGCTAAGAAATTTTCTATGTTCAAAATTAATTTGATTTTGGAATAATTAAAATGATAATTATCATGCCAATTGGTTTCTAAAAAAAACCTCATGCTATTGCTAGGATGAGGTTAATTCTTTTAGAAAAAAATGGTTTTATTCTTGGTTGAGGTTTCTTAGTTGTTTCAGTTTTTCTTTCCAAGTATCTAGGTTTTCTTTATGAATCGCTATATTCTTGCGAACTTCTAAAACAATTGAATTTTCTTTTTTTGCATTTCTTGTATTTGCAAAAAATTGAATGTTATTTTCTAATTGAAAGATTTCGTTTTGAACTTCATCAATTTTACGCATGATAAAAATCTTTTCGCTTTCCAGTTTTCGAGTATCATTGCTTTCTGATAAGTTGTCCATTCTATTGGCAAAACGAATCATGTCCGAATCTTTTTTACTCAAACTTAATTTGTCAAAAAGGGCGTCTAAGATTTTATTAAACTTACCTTCGATATGTCTCCTTGGGAAAGGAACTTTTCCAAAAGTTTTCCAGTTTTCAATATGCAATTTTATGGCATCCAAATCAGTTTTGTGGTCACCAGTCAGTTGAAATTCCCTTAGAGTTTCCAGATAAGCTTTCTTTTTGTCAAAAGCTTGCATCTCTTCACTGTTTTCATCATGCTTTTGCTCTTTTAATTTATCAAAATAATGATTACAGGCTTCTTTAAATTCTTTCCAAATTTTATCAGAATATTTTCTTGGAACATGCCCTATTTTTTTCCACTCCTCTTGAATTTGTTTCATGATTGGTGTAGTTGCCTCAAAATCATCACTGTCTTTTAATTCTTGTGCTTTGGCAACGAGTGCATTCTTTTTGTTTAAATTTTCGTTTTGGTCTTTTTTGATGTCTTTGTAAAACGAATTTTTAAAAGAATTAAAGTTTCTGACTGCCGTTTTAAAGCCGGCCCAAGTTTCTTCATTCACTTCCGAAGGTACTTTTCCTGTTGAGAAAAAAGCAGTTCTTAAAGCTTCTACTTTTTCAATCTGCACCAGCCATTGTGAGTGTGAATTGACTCTAATGGTTGCCAAAACTTCAATTTCAGCGATTATTTGTTTTTTCTTTTCTAAATTTTCAAGTTCGCTACCTCTAAGCTTTTCAAATAAAACTTCACGTTTATCGTGCATTTTTTTTGTCAAATCACTAAATTGATTCCATATTTCATCACGATGTTCTCTAGAAACGGGACCAATGTCTTCCTTCCAAATTCTATGTAAATCTTGTAATTCTCTGAAGGCTTTGTTAACATCAACTTCATGAAGCAATTCTTCTACACGGCTAACAATTTTTTGTTTTTGTTCTAAATTGTGTTTGAAATCTAAATCTCTTGCTTCTCGGTCAAGATGCAAATAATCGTAGAAATTCTCCACATGAAAATGATAATTATTCCATACGTGATTGTATTTGTCTTTAGGTATCGGTCCCGCATTTTTCCATCGCTCCCTTAATTCATTAAAATGTTTTAAGGTATCCTTGATGTTTTCTTGCGGATTGATCAATTCTTTCAATTCCTCAACGATGGCCAATCTGTTTTCTAAATTGGATTTTAAGTTGGTCTGGAGACTCTTAAAATGATTGTTTTTGTTGTCTCTGTAAAGAGAGTAATATTGGTCAAATTTTACTTTTAGAGGAAAATGATATTGAAATTCCTCTGTAGAATCAGGGTTTTCAGTGTGAAATTCTTCTTTTTTCTCTTCAATAAAGTGATTGTATTTTGCTAAAAAGGCTTTTTTTAATTCTTCAATATGATCTTTTACAGACATTACCTTTTCAGTAGAAACTAATTTTTTCAGTTCATCTACTAATATTTCCATAGACAAGGTCTCGTAGTCTTGCATTGGAATTTCATGACGGTCTTTTAAAGTCTCGTCTTCACTTTCTTCTGCGTTAGTATCAGCTATAGCATCAAGTGCTGTTTGCTTGTCTGAAGGTGTTGTTTTCTCATTATTTGCCACTTCATCCGGAGGCGAAACATTGTTATCCTCAGCAGCTACAGTGTCATTTTGCTCTGCAAATGCGGCTGTTTCCAATGTTTCAGTATTGGACTGATTTGATTCATTTGAATCTTGGGCTAAATTTCCATCTGCTTTTAGCAGGTTATCATTCTTTTCTTCTAACATTTTTTCAATGTTTAAGGTTTTTACTAAAATCGAATGCGAAAGATAGTAAAGGCGCATTGAAATTCAAAATAAATCCTTTATTTATAGTTGTATTATGTTAATTTTTTTTTCATTTCGAAGCAATTTCTTGCTATTAGGTTTGATTGCTTTGCTATTCGAAAAGGAAAATAAAAATAAGATTTTACTGTATTTAAGATTTAGTTTAGTTCTATATAATTGGTTTTTAAAAGTTGTAAGAGTCTTTTGTTTGAGTTTTGTTTTTTGAACAAATAAAGGTTTTTATGTTACATTTTATTGTTTTTATTGGGTTTGTATTGAAACAGAATGTTTAATTTCTTAATATTTTTATAAGAGAGAAGGGGATTTTAGTTCAAAGCTCTATTTTTGTCCAGAAGCCCATTTTTGGGGATATTAGAGGTTATTAATCGAGTTTTTTTTAGAATATAATTTTAGATTATGAGTGAAATAGAAGTGATTAAAGGGGAGATTTTTAATGATCATCGCGGTCAGATTTCCTCCTTGAACAGTTTTAAATTTGGAGAAGTGGAGCGTTATTATTTTATTCATCATCCAGATCCAAAGGTTATAAGAGGTTGGCATGCACATCAATTTGAAAAAAAATGGTTTCAATGTGTCAAAGGATCATTTACGATTGCTTTTGTTAAAATTGATGATTGGGATGCGCCTTCAAAAGATTTAAAGGCTGAAATTTTTGAAATTTCAGAAGAAACAAGTGAAGTTATTTGTTTGCCTATGGGATATGCTAATTGTATAAAAGCACACGATAAAGACAGCGTTTTGATGGTTTTTTCAGGTAAAAGAATTCCGGAAGCTTATGAGGATTCTTGGCGCTATGATGCCAATAATTGGGTTGATTGGTCCCAAATATAGTTTAAAAGGATGCGCTTTTAGTGCGTTAGCTTTAGTTCTAAAAGATTTTCACCGCAGATTCGCAAATTTTAAAAAGATTTTTAATTTGCGAATCTGCGGTGAAAATTTATTATCCAAAGCTGTAAGGCTTTCCGTTTTATGTGATTTATTTATTCCAAATGGACCAAGCTTTCTCTGCTTGAAAAATAAGCATATCAAGTCCATTTTTGATTTTCGCTCCTTTTTCTTTCGCTTTTTTAAGAAATTGGGTTTCTTCAGGATTGTATATCAAGTCATACGCAATGTGCTTTTGAGTAAAAAATTCGTAAGGAATCAACGGAAAAGCATCAATATTAGGGCTTGTTCCCACTGGCGTCGAGTTGATGATTATTTGATATTCATTGAAAGTTTCATCGTTAATTTGACTGTAGTCAATCGCATTTTCTGAAGGAGCCCTGGATACAAAAACATAAGAAATCCCCAATTCCTCTAAAGCAAAAGCAACTCCTTTTGAAGCGCCTCCTGTCCCTAGAATTAAGGCCTTTTTATGATGGGCTTGCAATAAGGGTTCAAGCGATTTTTGAAAACCATAATAATCCGTATTGTAGCCTTTTAATTTGCCTTTTTTGGTGATTTTAATCGTGTTTACAGCGCCTATTTGAGCTGCTTTTTTTGACAATTTATCTAAAAAAGGAAGAACTGATTCTTTATAAGGGATAGTTACATTCATTCCTTTTAAATTGGGATTGCTCTTTATTAGTTCGGTAAAAGCATTGATTTCTGGTATGTCGAAGTTTTCGTAAGAACAATCTTCGGCGTTTTCTTTTTTAAATTTTTCAGTAAAATATCCTTTTGAAAAAGAATAGCTAATGTTGCGTCCTAATAAGCCAAAGCGTTTTTTTTCTATGTCAACCATTATTCTTTATTGTGTTTCGCAATATAATTTTGCACCATTTTTTTAGTCCAAACCACAGGGAACAAATCTTCAAGAAGAATATAATTGTCAAAATTCAATCGCAAAGCATTGCTTAAATGGAATTTTGCTTTGGTATTGTCTTGAATCATAAAGTACAATCCGGCCAAACGGTATTCCACTTCGTTTTCTTCGGGATAATATTCTGAGGCTTGTAATAAAGTTTGAATAGCGCTTTCAAATTCGCCTAAAAATTGAAGGATATCTACCCAAAATAGCCAAGTGTCTAATCCTGTATCACCAAATTCTACTGCTTTTCTATAGCCAAATTCAGCTTCTTCAAAGAAGTTTATTTGTTTGTTTATTGTGGCATATCGTTTCCAGTACAAACGGTTTTGATTGTCTATAGCTAAAGCTTTGTTAACATAAAATAAAGCTTTCTCAAAGTTTTTTTGACGTACATAGAAATCGGTAATAGCAACCCAACCTTTGTCTAAAAGAGGATCTTCATGTACAGTTTCGTTGTAATATTTTAATGCTAATGCAGTATTGCCTAATTTTTCGTGGCATTTCCCTATTCGAAGTAAAGCATAAGAAGTCGCGTCATCTAACTCGATGGTACGGTTGTAACTTTCAATTGCTTCTTCGTATTTTTCTAATCTTTCGTAAGCTTTGGCTCTTTCCATGAAAGCACCTAAGAATTCGTCATCAATCAGCGTGGCATAATCAAAGGCACGGATGGCATTTTCATAGTCTTTTACGCCATAGTACAAACGCCCCATCTGATGCCATGCAATTTCGCTATACGGATTTTTGTCGATGTACTTATT is a window of Flavobacterium acetivorans DNA encoding:
- a CDS encoding shikimate dehydrogenase family protein: MVDIEKKRFGLLGRNISYSFSKGYFTEKFKKENAEDCSYENFDIPEINAFTELIKSNPNLKGMNVTIPYKESVLPFLDKLSKKAAQIGAVNTIKITKKGKLKGYNTDYYGFQKSLEPLLQAHHKKALILGTGGASKGVAFALEELGISYVFVSRAPSENAIDYSQINDETFNEYQIIINSTPVGTSPNIDAFPLIPYEFFTQKHIAYDLIYNPEETQFLKKAKEKGAKIKNGLDMLIFQAEKAWSIWNK
- a CDS encoding WxcM-like domain-containing protein; amino-acid sequence: MSEIEVIKGEIFNDHRGQISSLNSFKFGEVERYYFIHHPDPKVIRGWHAHQFEKKWFQCVKGSFTIAFVKIDDWDAPSKDLKAEIFEISEETSEVICLPMGYANCIKAHDKDSVLMVFSGKRIPEAYEDSWRYDANNWVDWSQI
- a CDS encoding tetratricopeptide repeat protein encodes the protein MQLSNEEEDYSLSLSKFESMLKTNKVLFFDSEEFEEIILHYLDMGKPALAKKALKLALDQHPKSTGLKLVQVEMLVFDDKLDIAEKLLNELYAFEPTNEEIYIQKANICSKRDQHEKAVAYLETALEYTDDYADVYNLIGMEYLFMDNLELAKESFIKCLEEDLEDQSALYNVVYCFEFLDQNLDAIAYLNKYIDKNPYSEIAWHQMGRLYYGVKDYENAIRAFDYATLIDDEFLGAFMERAKAYERLEKYEEAIESYNRTIELDDATSYALLRIGKCHEKLGNTALALKYYNETVHEDPLLDKGWVAITDFYVRQKNFEKALFYVNKALAIDNQNRLYWKRYATINKQINFFEEAEFGYRKAVEFGDTGLDTWLFWVDILQFLGEFESAIQTLLQASEYYPEENEVEYRLAGLYFMIQDNTKAKFHLSNALRLNFDNYILLEDLFPVVWTKKMVQNYIAKHNKE
- a CDS encoding DUF349 domain-containing protein; protein product: MLEEKNDNLLKADGNLAQDSNESNQSNTETLETAAFAEQNDTVAAEDNNVSPPDEVANNEKTTPSDKQTALDAIADTNAEESEDETLKDRHEIPMQDYETLSMEILVDELKKLVSTEKVMSVKDHIEELKKAFLAKYNHFIEEKKEEFHTENPDSTEEFQYHFPLKVKFDQYYSLYRDNKNNHFKSLQTNLKSNLENRLAIVEELKELINPQENIKDTLKHFNELRERWKNAGPIPKDKYNHVWNNYHFHVENFYDYLHLDREARDLDFKHNLEQKQKIVSRVEELLHEVDVNKAFRELQDLHRIWKEDIGPVSREHRDEIWNQFSDLTKKMHDKREVLFEKLRGSELENLEKKKQIIAEIEVLATIRVNSHSQWLVQIEKVEALRTAFFSTGKVPSEVNEETWAGFKTAVRNFNSFKNSFYKDIKKDQNENLNKKNALVAKAQELKDSDDFEATTPIMKQIQEEWKKIGHVPRKYSDKIWKEFKEACNHYFDKLKEQKHDENSEEMQAFDKKKAYLETLREFQLTGDHKTDLDAIKLHIENWKTFGKVPFPRRHIEGKFNKILDALFDKLSLSKKDSDMIRFANRMDNLSESNDTRKLESEKIFIMRKIDEVQNEIFQLENNIQFFANTRNAKKENSIVLEVRKNIAIHKENLDTWKEKLKQLRNLNQE